From Nymphalis io chromosome 10, ilAglIoxx1.1, whole genome shotgun sequence, a single genomic window includes:
- the LOC126771353 gene encoding histidine-rich glycoprotein-like: protein MKLVLAIGLLCLVAVYARELGEDEKDLVAAASGKSHHHEEGGGKEHHAHHHHEHGEKGHKGHKGHHHHHKGEHGDHGKHHHAGHHHEHGGGHKKHWDEHDHHGHHHEHGHHHKGGKHGHHKHHDKGEKTDGYHKKYHKDHFHKDHHFYDDHHHEGKHHKHGHHHGHHEKHGGDHKKGGHHESGHHEHHHGKHGHHDKHHYDEDHHGHKGHHGHEEHHHGHHDHGKKGGHKDHKEWGFHHGKH from the coding sequence ATGAAGTTGGTTCTAGCAATCGGTTTGCTCTGCCTTGTGGCAGTATACGCTAGAGAATTAGGCGAAGATGAGAAAGATCTTGTAGCGGCCGCGAGTGGGAAATCGCACCATCATGAAGAGGGTGGTGGCAAAGAACACCATGCCCACCATCATCACGAACATGGCGAGAAGGGACACAAGGGACAcaaaggacatcatcatcaccacAAGGGAGAACACGGTGATCATGGTAAACATCATCACGCAGGGCATCATCATGAACACGGTGGCGGCCACAAGAAGCACTGGGATGAGCACGACCATCATGGTCATCACCACGAGCATGGCCACCATCACAAAGGAGGCAAACACGGCCACCACAAGCACCATGACAAGGGAGAGAAGACCGACGGCTACCACAAGAAGTACCACAAGGACCACTTCCACAAGGACCATCACTTCTACGATGACCATCATCATGAAGGCAAGCATCACAAGCATGGACATCACCACGGTCATCACGAAAAACACGGAGGAGACCACAAGAAGGGAGGACATCATGAGAGCGGTCATCATGAACATCATCATGGCAAGCACGGCCATCATGACAAGCATCATTACGATGAGGACCATCACggccacaagggacatcacgGTCATGAGGAACATCATCATGGTCATCATGACCATGGCAAGAAGGGCGGTCACAAGGACCACAAAGAGTGGGGCTTCCATCATGGCAAGCACTGA